From the genome of Novosphingobium sp. P6W:
GGCGAACTCCACGCCGAGGGCCACACGGTCATCATCGTCACCCACGACATGCACGTTGCGGAGCACGCCGACCGGATCATCGAGATCCACGACGGCGAGATCATCGACGACCGCCGCAAGGGCGAGCCGAAAATCGCGCCGACCCTGCCCCCGCCGGTACAGGGCACGAGCGGCTTCCAGCAGCTTGCCGACCGCTTCCGCGAAGCCTTCCGCATGGCGGTGCTGGCGATGTCGGCGCACAAGCTGCGCACGTTCCTGACGATGCTGGGGATCATCATCGGCATTGCCTCGGTCGTGTCCGTGGTGGCGCTGGGCAAAGGCTCGCAGGAGCAGATCCTTTCGGACATCTCGGGGCTGGGCACCAGCACCCTTACCGTCTACCCCGGCAAAAGCTTCGGCGACATGCGTTCGGGCAAGATCCAGACGCTGAAGGACACCGACGCCGATGCACTGTCGCAGCTGTCCTATGTCGACAGCGTGACCCCCAGCGTCTCCACCAGCGTTACCGCACGCTACCGCAACGTCGCCGCCACGGCGAGCGTCAGCGGCGTGGGCGCCGACTACTTTCGCGTGCGCGGCTTGACGCTGACCTCGGGGAGACTGTTCGACCAGCAGAGCGTGCGCCGCCTGGCGCAGGACGCCGTGGTCGACGAGAACACCGTGAAAACCCTGTTCCCGAATGGCGAAGACCCGCTGGGCAAGGTTGTCCTGCTGAGCAAGGTGCCCGTGCGCATCGTCGGCGTCGTCGGCACCCAGCAGCAGGGCTTCGGCGGCAGCGACAGCCTCACCGCCTACGTGCCCTATACCACGGCGATGAGCCGGATGCTGGGCCAGTCCTACCTCTCCAGCATCACCGTGCGCATCGGCGATGAAACCTCCACCTCGGCGGCGGAAACGGCGGTAACGCAGCTTCTCACCCAGCGCCACGGCACGGTCGACTTCTTCATCAGCAACTCCGACGACATCCGCGCCACGATCACCAGCGCCACTCAGACGATGACGCTGCTGGTGGCCGCGATCGCGGTGATCTCGCTGATCGTGGGCGGCATCGGGGTGATGAACATCATGCTCGTCTCGGTCACCGAGCGCACCGCCGAAATCGGCGTGCGCATGGCCGTCGGCGCGCGCCAGTCCGACATTCTCCAGCAGTTCCTGATCGAGGCGATCCTGGTATGCCTGATCGGCGGCGTGATCGGGGTGCTGTTGTCGCTTGGGGTGGGCGTCGTGTTCTACCTTGCAAGCGCGCCGATAACCCTGTCCTATTCGACGACTTCGATCGTTGCCGCCTTCGTGTGTTCCACCATGATCGGCATCGTCTTCGGCTTCCTGCCCGCCCGGCGCGCGGCCCGGCTCGACCCGGTCGACGCCCTTTCGAGAGACTAAGCGTGCACAGGCCATTTCCTTCCCCGCGGCTGCTCGCCGTCCTTGCAGTGCTTCCTCTGGCCGCCGGCTGTGCGGGCGTGACCCGCTCGCACTACGCAGCGCCTTCTGTCCCGGTGGCCGCTGAATGGGACGCAGCCCCCGTGGGCGATCCCGCCCGCGCAGGCGGCCCGTGGTGGAACGAGTTCGCCGACCCTGCCCTCACCTCGCTGGTGGAGCAGGTGCTGGCGACCAACGCCGACCTTGCCGCCGCCGGCCTTCGCCTGAAGCGTGCGCGCCTGTCGTCCGATCTGGCGCGGCAGGCGCTGCTCCCCAGCTTCAACGCCGCGCTGTCCTCCAATGGCTCGAAGCCGCTGGAGGGCGGCACATCGTGGAGCAAGGGGAGCACCGGCTCGCTGGGCGCGTCATGGGAAATCGACCTTTTCGGCAAGCTCGATGCGCAGGCTGACGCGGCCCGCTGGGAAGCGCAGGCCACCGCGCAGGATCTGACGGGAACGCGGCTTTCGCTTATCAGCACCGCCGTGCAGGCATGGTGGCAACTTGGCTATGCCAACGAGCAGATCGCGCTGGGCGAACAGAGCATCGCCTATGTGAAGCGCGCGCTGGAACTGGTGCAACGCCAGTATGACGCCGGCGCCGTTTCCCGCGTGGAACTGCGCGATGCCCAGCAGTCGGCCGCATCGCAGGAAGCCGCGCAGACGCAGCTGGTGCAGGCCCGTGTCGAGGCGCTGAAAGCCCTCGCCGCGCTGCTGGACCGGCAGGGTTACGACGGTGAGGAACTGCGCGTCCTGCCCCAAGGCGCCCTGCCCGCAATCGACGCAGGCGTGCCCGCGTCGCTGCTGGCGCGCCGCCCCGACCTTGCCGCCGCCGAACTGCGCGTGCGCGGGACGCTGGCGACCAGCGATGCCACCACCGCAAGCTATTACCCCGGCTTCAGTCTGACCGGAGCGCTGGGAACGGCCAGTTCCTCGTTGCTCACGTTCTTCAGCAACCCCGCCGCCAGCCTTGGCGCGGCGCTATCGTTGCCGGAACTGAACCCAGCCAAGGTGCGCCTTGCCACCGGGGTCGCGCGCGCAGACTACGACATCGCCGTCCAAGACTTTCGCCAGACCTTTTACGACGCCCTGCGCGATACCCAGATCAGCCTCTCCGCGCGCGACCAGTACATCGCGCAGGCCCGGTTCCTAAACGCCAACTACGCCGCCGCCAGAGACGCCGAGGCCCTGTACGAGCGCCAGTACCGTAACGGGCTCATCACCCTGCGCCTGTGGCTGGACGCGCAGGAACGCCTGCGCAGCGCGCGCAGCAGCCTGCTCCAGAACCGCTACAATCAGCTGACCGCGCAAGTGCAGGTCTATCAGGCGCTGGGCGGGGACACCGCCACCCCCGCCTCCTGAGGGCGCGGCTCACTTGCCGAGCAGATGCGCTGCTATGGCAGACCAGTCCTGCTCGCCGCGCCCGGCATCGGCGGCGGCCTGCATCTGCCCGCGCACCGCATCGAGCATGGGCAGCGCCTTGCCGAACGCTTCGCCCGCCTCGCTCGCCAGCCGCAAGTCCTTGAGGCCGAGGACCAGGCGGAAGCCCGGTTCGTAATCGCGCGCAACGATCTTGCCGCCATAGTTTTCATACACCCGGCAGCCGAACAGGGTCTGGGTCATCAGGTCCAGGAAAGCGCCGCGCTCCACGCCGTGCGCCTCGGTGATCGCCGCCGCTTCGGCCATGGCCTCCATGGCCATCGCGATCATCATGTTACCCGCGACCTTCGAGGCATTGGCGGCACGGGGATCGTCTCCCATTACGAAGACGCGCCGCCCGATCACGTCGAATAGCGGGGTGACTTTGGCGATCGCCTCGGCGGAACCGGCGGCCATGATGTTGAGCTGCGCCGCTTCGGCTACGTCGGGGCGGCCGAACACCGGGGCCGAGACATAGCCGATGCCGCGCGCGGCATGGATATCCGCAAGCTCGCCCGCGAAATCCACCGAGATCGTCGCGGTGACGACATGCACCAATCCCTCGCGGGCATGGGATAGAAGGTCGCCGTCCAGCACAACCTTCCGGATCGCGGCATCGTCCGACAGCATGGTGAAGACGACGTCGGCACCGAACACCTCCTGCGGGCTTGCCGCGATAGTCCCGTTCACCACCGCGTCTCCCGCCACGGGCGAGCGGTTCCAGGCGCGGATGCGGTGCCCGGCACGGCCCAGGTTCGAAGCCATCGCCAGCCCCATCCGGCCAAGGCCGATAAATCCGATATCCATGCGACTATCCCCGCTCAGAGCGCCGCCGCCCGCACCCGCGCGGGCACGAGATCGGTGAAGCGCGCCACGTCCGCCATCACACCGGCAGCCTCGGGCGAGGCGAATGCAGCCTCCAGCGCGGCCTCGTCCGCAAACCGGCATTCGCAGATCGCCACGGTGCCGTCGCCCGCTACGGCCGGATAGAAGGCGGCGGCGCTCTTAAGGCCGTATTGCTGCCAGGCGGCCATCACCAGCGGCATGTGCTTACCGGTATAATAGTCCCGGTCGAAGCGGCTCTCGGGCGTTCCGGTGTATGTGACGTAGATCACCACGTCGGTATCGCTGCTGTGCATGTTGTGTCCTTATGGCCTGCCGATCAGGCGCCGAAACCGCCGTCGATGGTATGCATGGCGCCGGTGATGCCGCGCGCATCCGCGCTCACGAGATAGGAAACGAGGCTCGCCACTTCCATGGCGGTGCCGTGGCGCTTGATGGCCATGACGCCGTGCATCATCTCGGCCATCGGGCCATCGGCGGGATTCATGTCAGTATCGGTGGGTCCCGGCTGCACGACGTTGACGGTGATCTCTCGCGGACCGAAATCACGCGCAAGGCCGCGGGCCATGCCCTGCAATGCCGACTTGGTCATGGAATAGGCGGCAAGGCCGGGGAACGGGATGCTGTCGCCATTGACCGAGCCGATGAACACGATGCGCCCGCCCTCGGGCATGGTCCGCGCTGCTTCGACGGCGGCATGGTAAGGCGCGCGCACGTTCACGTCGATCATGCGATCGACCGCGTCTGCGTCCAGTTCCAGCGGATCGCCGGCCACCAGCAGTCCGGCGTTGAACACCAGGATATCGGCAGGTCCGGCATCCCGCACGGTCTTGATCAGGCCGTCCCGTTCGGCGGCGTCGGAACGGATCGCGCTGGTTCCGGTCTCCAGCGCCAGAACCTCGGCGGCTTCCCGGGATCCTGCGTAAGTGAAATCGACCTGCGCGCCGTCGGCCGCCAGTCTCTTTACGATAGCGGCGCCGATGCCGCGGCTGCCGCCGATCACCAGTGCCTTCTTGCCTGCGATGCCTGACATGTCACGTTCCTTGATAAATATTGAGTGATCGCTACATATATCTCGGCGGAAGGGTCTTCAAGAGGTATTTTGTAGTGACTGCTAATTTAATATCGGGAAGAGGTAGGCCGCGCGGCTTCGACACCGAACAGGCGCTGGCGACAGGCGAGGCGCTGTTCCACGAAAAGGGCTACGAAGGCGTCGGCCTTGCCGCGCTGACCAGTGCCCTGGGCATCAAGCCCCCTAGCTTCTACGCCGCTTTCGGCAGCAAAGCCGCCTTCTTCGAGCGCGTCCTCCAGCGCTACAGTGCGGCCGCCACGCCGATCGCGGATCTGTTCGTGCCCGGCCGCCCGGCGATTGATGCTTTGGCGCAGTTGCTGCTGAATTCGGCGCAAGGCTATGCCGCCGATCCCGAACGGCGCGGTTGCCTTGTGCTGGAGGCCGCTCGCTCCTCCACGGATTCCGATATCTGCCAGTTGGCGCGCACCGCTGCTCAGCGCCCGCGCGCCGCCATTCACGCCTTCATGATGCAGTCGCACCCCGATGCGGCGGATAGCGTAACGGACATGGTTGTCGCCACGATGTCCGGCATGTCCGCTGCCGCCCGCGAAGGCTGGGACGAGAAACGACTGGCCAGCGTCGCCCGCATCGCCTTGATGGGCATCGCGGCGGAACTGGGCGATTGACGCCGGTATAGTGCGATCGCGATCCAGGCGTTAAACGGCTCGCATGGCACCTCCTTCCCTCATCCGGCAGATCGGCATCATCGGCACAGGCAAAGTGGCACGCGCCATGGCGCTGGCTTTTGGCGACCATAGCGCCGCGCCGCCAATGATTTGGGGCCGCACGCACAAGGCAATAGAGGATGCCATCGCGCAGATTGGCCAAGGCGTCACGGCGAACGACCTCGCCGCGCTGGTGAAAGCCTGCGATGTGACCGTGATTGCGGTGTCGGACGATGCCATCGCGGCCGTGGTTGAGACACTGGCTCAGGCCGGGCCGCTGGACCACGCGCCCCTCGTCTTCCACGTCAGCGGCAGCAGCGGCACGGCGATCCTGTCCGCCCTGCACGGCAACGGCGCGCTGACGGCGGCGATACACCCGGCCATGACCTTCACCGGCGACCCGCAACTTGAGGTGACGCGCATGGCCGGGGCATGCTTCGCCGTCACCGGATCGGACCCCATAGCGACGGCGCGCGGCCATGCGCTTATCCAAATGCTGGGCGGTGTTTCGGTCGAAGTGGCCGAAGCGCAGCGCACACTCTATCACGCAGCCCTGTGCCACGCCGCCAATCACCTCGTCACGCTGATCGCAGGAGCATCAGGCGCCTTGCGAGCGGCGGGAGCGGATGACCCGGGAAATCTCCTGGCGCCGCTGGTACGCGCGGCGTTGGAAAATGTGCTCCAACGCGGGATCGGCGCCCTGTCGGGTCCGGTGCTGCGCGGAGATACAGGCACCATCGGCGCCCACCTCACGGCGATCGAGGCGGGCTATCCGCAAATGCTGGCGCCCTATCGCGCCATGATGCTCGCGACCGTCGAGGAATTGGAACGGCGGGAGCCTCTCGCAGACCTTGCGAATATGCAGCCCGGGCCCGGACTAAACACCCGAGCTTGAACCGGGCGGCTGGCGCCGTGCGTCTCTTGCCTCAGGAACCCTTCTTCGCCTTTCCAACACCAAGATCGGTCCGGGGCTTGCCTTTGGTGGTGCGCTGGGCCGCAGCCCCCGCGCCTGACAGGACAGGACCGCAAGCGGCGGACTTCGCATCGCCCACGTCGACAAAGGCGAGCAAGCCCGCCACCGGCGATGCCACCACGGCCAGCCCCAGCCCCGCACCGGCGCGGCCGAGCAGTTCGGGGCTGATGACCTGTAGCGACGGGCTGGCAAAATGCCCTCCCAGACGCACGGGGGACTGCCCCGACAGCAAGCTGAACTTCTTGCCATCGGCGCGAAACGCCAGATCGACGGCTTCGGTGTCGAAGCTGAAGCCGCCTCGCGCGGTGACGACGTTTTTACTGGTGTCGATAAGGATCGGATCGGAGGTCGCGCTGCCACCGCGAACGCTGAAAGCGACGAGGCCGCAGTTGATCTCGATCGGCTTCTTCAACTTACCCTCGAACATCTTGTAGACGAATGTTCCCAGATCAAGTTCGGCAAGCTGCGCATTCTGGGTCCACAGCGTGCCCTGCGGCATTACGAAGGCGATCCGCCCCGACGAAGTCGCCAGCGAATCGTGGACGGTGTCACCCCTTCCCTCCAGCTTGATGCGCCCGTGAACCGATCCGGTAGTGCCCGAATCAGCGACGCCGTACCCGGCAAGCAAGCGCCCCATCGGCGTCGAACCGAGGCGAATGTCGTAGCTGATGGCCGATGGGCGCTGACGAGTATCGAAAATCAGGTCGGACGAAACATCCCCGCGCGCCATCGAAAACGTCAGCGGCGACAGCGCCAGCCTCCCGCGTTCGAGCGACAGCTTTACCGCCACGTTCGAAACCGGCACGTTTTTCGAGCGGATGATGCCGATCTTCCACTCCAGCCCGGCGTCGAAACGCTGCATCGACGCCACCGGCAACGCCGCATCGGGCAGCACACGCTGCGCGCCCGCGCCCGTCGCCGCCGCGGCCGCTACCGCGCCGTCGGCGGCGACGATATCGGGATTGTAGCCGATGAAGGGCGCCGCATCGATGATGTCCAATCGGCGTGTCGTCAATACAGCGTCCAGGCGTAGCCGATCCGCATTGTTGACGGTGAAGCGCCCCGAAAGATCGGACTGGCCGAAGGTGCCGGTCATGCCGGTGAAGCGGTAAGCCTGCCCGTCCTTCACCATCTGCGCCTTAAGCGCGTAGCGCCGCGTCTGCGGGATGGTGACGTCGATCACCTCCAGGAAATCCGACAAGTCCCGCCCCTGTGCGGCGACCCGCAGCGGCACGTCTTCGAATTCGGTCAGCGCCGGGAGCGTTCCGGCAACGTCGATCACGCTGTTCACCGCCCAGGCGCGCAGTTCCAGCTTGTTTTCGCCTCCAGCGACGCTCGCATCGGGCGAGAGCAGGCGCGCGGCTACCCGGAACGGCGTATCGCGAAACCGTCCGTCGCCGTTCACGCCAACGGCCTTATCGATCCGCGTATCGCTCGAAACGATAGGGTCGATCCTCAGGTTCGCCAGCAGCGGCATTTGCGGATCGACATAGCGAATGCGCGTGCCAGCGACATTGGCGCGGTCGATGCGCGGCAGTTCGAATGGCTTGCCTTTATCGCCGCTGCCGAAAGTCCAGGTATTGCGCTTGTGCTGCGCATCCCATTCAAGATTGGCGTTTCCATCCACCAAATCGAGCCAATAGGCGTGCCTGCGGCCGAAGATCAGTGAAAGCGGCGCGATGCGCGCCTCGATCCGCCGCGCGGAAAAAAGAGTATCGCGCGATGCCCACTGCGGATTGGAAACTGCCAGTTTTTCGGCCACAAACTTGATGCGGAGAGGCGCGAAATAAAGCTGGAAGTCGCCGCCCACCGTAATCTTGCGATCCGCCAGTGAGCCCGCGATGCTTTCGAAGGGATGTTTCAGAAACCGCCCCTTCGTAATGAAAAGCACCAGCCAGATCGCGAAAATCAAACCGATCAGGATCAGCACCGTATTGCGGATGATTTTCAGGACATGCCGACGCCGCCGCACGTCTGCAGGCTTTGCCGTGCCATCCGCCCCGATAGGTGTGGTTGCGTCCATAATAGGCCGTAGCGCACGAAGGGAGCGTTTGGTTTCCACACGGCAAGCGCACCTGTGCGCAAAACATGTTGGGGGGCGATCATGCCAGCATGCCGCCCGGCACTATTACCGCACTATAGGTGCCAATCATTGGGCAAAGTCCGGCCACCAACCACGATCTCTCGGTTCACCGCAAAATTCAAACGAAGTGTGCGCAAGTGAACGGAAAAACCCGCCGTCAAGACCTTTAAATACAGCGGCACATTTCCATAAATAAGTTCATGGATAAAATGTCCCTTCAAACTTCCCGACGCACCGCGATGTTTGCGGGCGCTGCGATGGCTGTTGGCGCTGCGGCTTGTTCAACTCGTGTGCCGTTCATGGCAGAGTCCACTCCGCCCGTACCGGTGCCGGCGCGCCCTCCGATTGCGCCTGCCCCGATTGCTCCGGCACCCTCGCGCTTCGCCGTGGACCCAAGGATCCTGCAAAAGGCTCTGGCCGCGCTCGACGAGCATTCAACGACCATCACGGCCCGGGATCGCATCGCCATCGTCGACTTCTCCGCGCCTTCTTCCGAGCAGAGACTGCACTTCCTCGACGTTGCAAGCGGCAAGGCCTCGCGGCTACTGGTGGCCCACGGCTCTGGCTCGGATCCTGGCCACACCGGCTTCCTCAAGAGCTTTTCTAATGCGTTCGGGTCCAACGCCTCCAGCGAAGGCGCATTCGTGACCGATAATTACTACGTCGGCAAGCATGGCCGCTCACAGCGCCTTATCGGGCTGGATGCTACCAACAATAACGCCCTCGACCGGGCCATCGTCATACATAGCGCGTGGTATGCCAACGACGAGATGATAAACGCTCACGGCAAACTGGGCCGTAGTCAGGGCTGCTTCGCGGTGGGTGAGAACAAGCTCGACGATGTGTTCGCATTTTTGGGACAGGGGCGCCTTGTCTATGCAGTCCGCACATGACGCTGTGAAACTCTTCGCGCTTCCCGTTGTTATTGCAAGGGTCTTTCAAGGAGATCCGTGTGCGCAAAAGAGTGATTGCTGGTTCGCTGTTGGCTCTAACGTTCACACTAGCCGGATGCAATTTCCTTTCCGGAGAACCTGACAAGGCAGCAGTCGCGACCAGCATCGACCAGGTGCACTGGGACGACGCATCGGTACGCCAGCTTCGCAAGGCTATCGACGGACGCGCTGCACACGGCCTCGATCGCATGAAATTTGTCGTAGAAGGCCAGCCCGGCAGCGCCGAGGGCGAAAAGGCGCTGACCCGCAGCGCGCTTCGCTATGCGGCAGCCTTGGCACGCGGTGCCTCAGATCCTGACAAGCTATACGACATCTACACGGTGCCGCGTCCCAAGCCAGACCTGCTGCGGAGGCTTGCCGGTGCGCTTTCGACCGGTAAGGTCGGCGACTGGATCGATGGCCTTGCGCCCAAGGACGATGGTTATCGCAGCCTCTCAAAAGCCTATATCGCGCTGCGCAAGCAGGGTGATGCGCCAACCCCCGCCATTCCGGACAAGGGTGAGCCGCTGAAACCCGGCACTGCCGACCCGCGTATTCCCGCGATAGCCCGCCAGTTGGTGGCGTCCGACTATCTTGACCGGGCCGCAGCGCAGGGTAGTAGCTACAGCCCGGCAATGGTCCAGGCCGTGCAGCACATGCAGGCCGATTACGGGATCAAGCCCGACGGCGTCATCGGCAGCGACGCGCTCGAAATCCTCAACTTGTCCGATGCGGACCGTGCAAGGACGATCGCGGTTGCCATGGAGCGAATGCGCTGGCTGGATCGTAATGCTCCGCCTACCCGCATCGATGTAAATATAGCCGCCGGAAGGCTGCTCTACTGGCGCGACGGAAAGGTTGCCGACAGCCGCAAGGTCGTGGTCGGCGAACCGGAGAACGAAACGCCGCAGCTGGGATCGCCGATCTACCGGCTCGTGGCCAATCCGACATGGACCGTGCCCCGCTCGATCCAGAACAAGGAAATCGCCGGCAAGGGCAGCGCCTATCTGCGCCGCAACAACATGGCCTGGAAGGACGGCTGGGTTGTCCAGCAGCCGGGCCCGAAAAACTCGCTCGGCCTGGTCAAGTTCGACATGAAGAACG
Proteins encoded in this window:
- a CDS encoding MacB family efflux pump subunit, which codes for MTSTPLLSLSKVRREYPSGDGVFAALKDIDLTIQAGEMVAIVGQSGSGKSTLMNILGCLDRPTSGSYRVSGRDTGKLEPDELAALRREHFGFIFQRYHLLTDLSALGNVEVPAVYAGKPRGERADRAGQLLARLGLGERTKHRPGQLSGGQQQRVSIARALMNGGEVIFADEPTGALDSASGVEVMAILGELHAEGHTVIIVTHDMHVAEHADRIIEIHDGEIIDDRRKGEPKIAPTLPPPVQGTSGFQQLADRFREAFRMAVLAMSAHKLRTFLTMLGIIIGIASVVSVVALGKGSQEQILSDISGLGTSTLTVYPGKSFGDMRSGKIQTLKDTDADALSQLSYVDSVTPSVSTSVTARYRNVAATASVSGVGADYFRVRGLTLTSGRLFDQQSVRRLAQDAVVDENTVKTLFPNGEDPLGKVVLLSKVPVRIVGVVGTQQQGFGGSDSLTAYVPYTTAMSRMLGQSYLSSITVRIGDETSTSAAETAVTQLLTQRHGTVDFFISNSDDIRATITSATQTMTLLVAAIAVISLIVGGIGVMNIMLVSVTERTAEIGVRMAVGARQSDILQQFLIEAILVCLIGGVIGVLLSLGVGVVFYLASAPITLSYSTTSIVAAFVCSTMIGIVFGFLPARRAARLDPVDALSRD
- a CDS encoding efflux transporter outer membrane subunit, which encodes MHRPFPSPRLLAVLAVLPLAAGCAGVTRSHYAAPSVPVAAEWDAAPVGDPARAGGPWWNEFADPALTSLVEQVLATNADLAAAGLRLKRARLSSDLARQALLPSFNAALSSNGSKPLEGGTSWSKGSTGSLGASWEIDLFGKLDAQADAARWEAQATAQDLTGTRLSLISTAVQAWWQLGYANEQIALGEQSIAYVKRALELVQRQYDAGAVSRVELRDAQQSAASQEAAQTQLVQARVEALKALAALLDRQGYDGEELRVLPQGALPAIDAGVPASLLARRPDLAAAELRVRGTLATSDATTASYYPGFSLTGALGTASSSLLTFFSNPAASLGAALSLPELNPAKVRLATGVARADYDIAVQDFRQTFYDALRDTQISLSARDQYIAQARFLNANYAAARDAEALYERQYRNGLITLRLWLDAQERLRSARSSLLQNRYNQLTAQVQVYQALGGDTATPAS
- a CDS encoding NAD(P)-dependent oxidoreductase, giving the protein MDIGFIGLGRMGLAMASNLGRAGHRIRAWNRSPVAGDAVVNGTIAASPQEVFGADVVFTMLSDDAAIRKVVLDGDLLSHAREGLVHVVTATISVDFAGELADIHAARGIGYVSAPVFGRPDVAEAAQLNIMAAGSAEAIAKVTPLFDVIGRRVFVMGDDPRAANASKVAGNMMIAMAMEAMAEAAAITEAHGVERGAFLDLMTQTLFGCRVYENYGGKIVARDYEPGFRLVLGLKDLRLASEAGEAFGKALPMLDAVRGQMQAAADAGRGEQDWSAIAAHLLGK
- a CDS encoding EthD family reductase, translating into MHSSDTDVVIYVTYTGTPESRFDRDYYTGKHMPLVMAAWQQYGLKSAAAFYPAVAGDGTVAICECRFADEAALEAAFASPEAAGVMADVARFTDLVPARVRAAAL
- the bdcA gene encoding SDR family oxidoreductase, encoding MSGIAGKKALVIGGSRGIGAAIVKRLAADGAQVDFTYAGSREAAEVLALETGTSAIRSDAAERDGLIKTVRDAGPADILVFNAGLLVAGDPLELDADAVDRMIDVNVRAPYHAAVEAARTMPEGGRIVFIGSVNGDSIPFPGLAAYSMTKSALQGMARGLARDFGPREITVNVVQPGPTDTDMNPADGPMAEMMHGVMAIKRHGTAMEVASLVSYLVSADARGITGAMHTIDGGFGA
- a CDS encoding TetR/AcrR family transcriptional regulator, yielding MTANLISGRGRPRGFDTEQALATGEALFHEKGYEGVGLAALTSALGIKPPSFYAAFGSKAAFFERVLQRYSAAATPIADLFVPGRPAIDALAQLLLNSAQGYAADPERRGCLVLEAARSSTDSDICQLARTAAQRPRAAIHAFMMQSHPDAADSVTDMVVATMSGMSAAAREGWDEKRLASVARIALMGIAAELGD
- a CDS encoding Rossmann-like and DUF2520 domain-containing protein; the encoded protein is MAPPSLIRQIGIIGTGKVARAMALAFGDHSAAPPMIWGRTHKAIEDAIAQIGQGVTANDLAALVKACDVTVIAVSDDAIAAVVETLAQAGPLDHAPLVFHVSGSSGTAILSALHGNGALTAAIHPAMTFTGDPQLEVTRMAGACFAVTGSDPIATARGHALIQMLGGVSVEVAEAQRTLYHAALCHAANHLVTLIAGASGALRAAGADDPGNLLAPLVRAALENVLQRGIGALSGPVLRGDTGTIGAHLTAIEAGYPQMLAPYRAMMLATVEELERREPLADLANMQPGPGLNTRA
- a CDS encoding AsmA family protein yields the protein MDATTPIGADGTAKPADVRRRRHVLKIIRNTVLILIGLIFAIWLVLFITKGRFLKHPFESIAGSLADRKITVGGDFQLYFAPLRIKFVAEKLAVSNPQWASRDTLFSARRIEARIAPLSLIFGRRHAYWLDLVDGNANLEWDAQHKRNTWTFGSGDKGKPFELPRIDRANVAGTRIRYVDPQMPLLANLRIDPIVSSDTRIDKAVGVNGDGRFRDTPFRVAARLLSPDASVAGGENKLELRAWAVNSVIDVAGTLPALTEFEDVPLRVAAQGRDLSDFLEVIDVTIPQTRRYALKAQMVKDGQAYRFTGMTGTFGQSDLSGRFTVNNADRLRLDAVLTTRRLDIIDAAPFIGYNPDIVAADGAVAAAAATGAGAQRVLPDAALPVASMQRFDAGLEWKIGIIRSKNVPVSNVAVKLSLERGRLALSPLTFSMARGDVSSDLIFDTRQRPSAISYDIRLGSTPMGRLLAGYGVADSGTTGSVHGRIKLEGRGDTVHDSLATSSGRIAFVMPQGTLWTQNAQLAELDLGTFVYKMFEGKLKKPIEINCGLVAFSVRGGSATSDPILIDTSKNVVTARGGFSFDTEAVDLAFRADGKKFSLLSGQSPVRLGGHFASPSLQVISPELLGRAGAGLGLAVVASPVAGLLAFVDVGDAKSAACGPVLSGAGAAAQRTTKGKPRTDLGVGKAKKGS
- a CDS encoding murein L,D-transpeptidase catalytic domain family protein, producing MDKMSLQTSRRTAMFAGAAMAVGAAACSTRVPFMAESTPPVPVPARPPIAPAPIAPAPSRFAVDPRILQKALAALDEHSTTITARDRIAIVDFSAPSSEQRLHFLDVASGKASRLLVAHGSGSDPGHTGFLKSFSNAFGSNASSEGAFVTDNYYVGKHGRSQRLIGLDATNNNALDRAIVIHSAWYANDEMINAHGKLGRSQGCFAVGENKLDDVFAFLGQGRLVYAVRT
- a CDS encoding L,D-transpeptidase family protein, whose protein sequence is MRKRVIAGSLLALTFTLAGCNFLSGEPDKAAVATSIDQVHWDDASVRQLRKAIDGRAAHGLDRMKFVVEGQPGSAEGEKALTRSALRYAAALARGASDPDKLYDIYTVPRPKPDLLRRLAGALSTGKVGDWIDGLAPKDDGYRSLSKAYIALRKQGDAPTPAIPDKGEPLKPGTADPRIPAIARQLVASDYLDRAAAQGSSYSPAMVQAVQHMQADYGIKPDGVIGSDALEILNLSDADRARTIAVAMERMRWLDRNAPPTRIDVNIAAGRLLYWRDGKVADSRKVVVGEPENETPQLGSPIYRLVANPTWTVPRSIQNKEIAGKGSAYLRRNNMAWKDGWVVQQPGPKNSLGLVKFDMKNEHQIYLHDTPAKQLFQEVQRQRSHGCVRVEDALGFAEMLARDEGVLDEWHRARATGKETFVPLPREIPVRLIYQTVGFGEDGEPVIRSDPYGWNDGVAAALGFAAGQAYRLKTSGNDVGP